The following coding sequences lie in one Mucilaginibacter sp. KACC 22773 genomic window:
- a CDS encoding cell division protein FtsQ/DivIB, translated as MDKKLIWKRLLIGFAWVICLGGLVVLMGFIESKKASVVCTAVKVNIPGNQYFIDKQEVDQILQANSHTLVGQKLENINIQDLENKLRANPFIEFAKVYTEMDGVLMVEVSQRQPILRVMNHYDMDFYIDQHGLKIPLSSNFTARVLVANGYIDELFTNHVDSLHTQLAKDLYKTADFIRRDSLWDAQVAQIYVNTDREIELIPRVGSQRILIGNADSLNVKLRNLQAFYKQVLPHVGWDKYRTINIKYTNQVIGVKNQLTKADSAKMKALKLDSLKMKKDTSQIKM; from the coding sequence ATGGATAAAAAACTCATTTGGAAGCGCCTTTTAATAGGATTTGCCTGGGTAATTTGCCTGGGTGGCCTTGTGGTGCTTATGGGTTTTATCGAATCGAAAAAAGCATCGGTGGTTTGCACCGCGGTAAAAGTAAACATTCCGGGCAACCAGTATTTTATAGATAAACAGGAGGTTGACCAGATATTGCAAGCCAACAGCCATACGCTGGTAGGGCAAAAGCTGGAAAATATTAATATCCAGGACCTGGAAAACAAACTAAGGGCAAATCCATTTATTGAGTTTGCAAAAGTATACACCGAAATGGATGGGGTGCTGATGGTTGAGGTGAGCCAGCGCCAGCCAATTTTAAGGGTAATGAACCATTATGATATGGATTTTTATATCGATCAGCATGGCTTAAAAATTCCGCTGTCGTCAAACTTTACCGCAAGGGTATTGGTTGCCAATGGTTATATCGATGAGTTGTTTACCAATCACGTTGATTCATTGCATACCCAGCTGGCGAAGGATTTATATAAAACGGCCGATTTTATTCGCCGGGATTCATTATGGGATGCCCAGGTAGCGCAGATATATGTGAATACCGACCGCGAGATTGAATTGATACCAAGGGTAGGGAGCCAGCGGATTTTAATAGGTAATGCCGACTCGCTAAATGTAAAACTAAGGAACCTGCAAGCCTTTTATAAACAGGTGTTGCCGCACGTGGGCTGGGATAAGTACCGCACCATTAATATTAAATACACCAACCAGGTAATTGGTGTAAAAAACCAACTGACAAAAGCAGATTCGGCCAAAATGAAGGCATTAAAGCTGGATTCGCTTAAAATGAAAAAGGATACATCTCAAATAAAAATGTAA
- the murC gene encoding UDP-N-acetylmuramate--L-alanine ligase yields the protein MELRDIQRVYLVGIGGIGMSGLARYFQHLGCIVCGYDKTVTDLTNDLHNEGIQICFEDNADCIPISFQEPSADTLVIYTPAIPKDSAVLNYFKNKGFELFKRSQVLGLISKSSFTIAVAGTHGKTTTSTMVAHLLKASGNDCSAFLGGISSNYQTNVLYGKNNVMVVEADEYDRSFLTLFPDVAIITSMDADHLDIYGDHEHLTESFKLFASQIKSGGTLVHKKGLPLDTGYTYALEDATADAHAANIRIEGGDFYFDFINADISIPGIKMGIAGTHNIENAVAAIEAVLRLDIPAESIKDALGSFRGVKRRFEYIVKTPGHIYIDDYAHHPEELRACISSVKRLYPDKKLTAIFQPHLYTRTRDFADGFAEVLSMVDELILLDIYPARELPIEGVTSNMLLNKMSLVNKRILSKQGALDAVKNEKPELLLTVGAGDIDTLVHPLKEIMQHG from the coding sequence ATGGAATTACGCGACATACAAAGGGTTTACCTGGTGGGCATAGGCGGCATCGGGATGAGCGGCCTGGCCCGCTATTTCCAGCATTTGGGTTGTATTGTTTGCGGTTACGATAAAACAGTTACCGACCTAACCAACGATTTACACAATGAGGGTATCCAGATTTGTTTTGAGGATAATGCCGATTGTATCCCAATCAGCTTCCAGGAACCATCTGCAGATACACTGGTTATTTATACGCCGGCCATCCCTAAGGATTCGGCTGTGCTTAACTATTTTAAAAATAAAGGGTTCGAGCTTTTTAAACGCTCGCAGGTTTTAGGTCTCATCAGCAAAAGCTCATTCACCATAGCAGTTGCCGGTACGCACGGCAAAACCACTACGTCAACCATGGTGGCGCATTTGCTAAAGGCATCGGGTAATGATTGTTCGGCATTTTTGGGCGGCATATCATCCAACTATCAAACCAATGTGCTGTATGGCAAAAACAATGTAATGGTGGTAGAGGCTGATGAGTACGACCGTTCGTTTTTAACACTGTTCCCGGATGTGGCCATCATCACATCCATGGATGCCGATCATTTAGATATTTATGGCGATCACGAACATTTAACAGAATCGTTTAAGCTATTTGCATCGCAGATAAAAAGCGGAGGTACACTGGTACACAAAAAAGGTTTGCCTTTAGATACCGGCTATACTTATGCCCTGGAAGATGCGACTGCCGATGCGCATGCTGCAAACATCCGTATTGAGGGCGGCGATTTTTATTTTGATTTTATCAATGCCGATATCAGTATCCCCGGCATAAAAATGGGCATTGCAGGTACGCACAATATCGAAAACGCCGTAGCCGCTATCGAAGCTGTTTTGAGACTGGATATCCCGGCCGAATCCATTAAAGATGCGCTGGGATCATTCCGCGGTGTTAAACGCCGGTTTGAATACATAGTGAAAACACCAGGGCATATTTATATTGATGATTACGCGCATCATCCCGAAGAATTGCGGGCCTGTATATCATCAGTAAAAAGGTTATACCCTGATAAAAAGCTGACCGCCATTTTTCAGCCTCACCTGTACACCCGCACCCGCGATTTTGCCGATGGTTTTGCAGAGGTGCTGAGCATGGTTGATGAGCTGATACTGCTGGATATTTACCCGGCCCGCGAGTTGCCTATTGAAGGGGTTACTTCAAATATGCTGCTTAACAAAATGTCGCTGGTCAACAAACGTATACTGAGCAAGCAAGGTGCATTAGATGCGGTTAAAAATGAAAAACCCGAACTGCTGCTAACAGTAGGCGCAGGTGATATAGATACACTGGTACATCCATTAAAAGAGATAATGCAGCATGGATAA
- the murG gene encoding undecaprenyldiphospho-muramoylpentapeptide beta-N-acetylglucosaminyltransferase has protein sequence MKDANQKHPFQGAGGASPRIIISGGGTGGHIFPAIAIANALKAIDPKTEILFVGALGRMEMEKVPAAGYKIIGLDIRGIQRDSIWKNVMFPVKLVGSVRKALQIIKDFKPDAAVGVGGYASGPLLYAASMKKIPYLIQEQNSYAGITNKWLGKGAQKICVAFDNMEQFFPAGKIIKTGNPIRKDSVNIAGKHMQALELYKLSTFKKTILITGGSLGARTLNNSIMAGLDKLIAADVQIIWQTGKFYYKTIIEKLGEDYHPDIKIREFLTRMDLAYAAADVIISRAGAGTIAELCVVKKPVILVPSPNVAEDHQTKNALALVQEDAAIFVADRDAEAKLVDRAIELLNDKSLQKKLSTNIGKMAMPNADEVIAKELLQIIK, from the coding sequence ATGAAAGATGCCAATCAAAAGCACCCCTTTCAGGGGGCGGGGGGGGCTTCGCCGCGCATTATCATAAGCGGTGGCGGAACAGGAGGACACATCTTCCCTGCTATTGCTATTGCCAATGCTTTGAAGGCTATCGACCCTAAAACCGAGATCCTGTTTGTGGGAGCCCTTGGGCGGATGGAGATGGAAAAGGTGCCTGCTGCAGGGTATAAAATTATCGGGTTAGATATCCGCGGCATTCAGCGCGATTCTATCTGGAAAAATGTGATGTTCCCGGTTAAACTGGTAGGCAGCGTGCGCAAGGCATTGCAAATTATAAAGGATTTTAAACCAGATGCCGCGGTTGGTGTTGGTGGCTATGCCTCCGGCCCGTTGTTGTACGCGGCGTCGATGAAAAAAATACCATACCTGATACAGGAACAAAATTCCTACGCGGGTATCACCAATAAATGGCTTGGCAAGGGAGCGCAAAAAATTTGTGTGGCTTTTGATAATATGGAGCAGTTTTTCCCTGCCGGTAAAATCATCAAAACCGGTAACCCTATCCGTAAGGATTCGGTAAATATAGCCGGTAAGCACATGCAGGCCTTGGAGTTGTACAAGTTATCAACCTTTAAAAAAACTATACTGATAACCGGTGGCAGCCTTGGCGCACGTACATTAAATAACAGCATTATGGCTGGTTTGGATAAGCTGATAGCTGCCGATGTGCAGATCATTTGGCAAACCGGTAAGTTTTATTATAAAACGATCATCGAAAAACTGGGCGAAGATTATCACCCGGATATTAAGATAAGGGAGTTTTTAACCCGGATGGATTTGGCTTATGCCGCTGCCGATGTTATTATATCAAGAGCAGGGGCGGGCACCATTGCCGAATTATGTGTGGTGAAAAAGCCCGTTATCCTGGTGCCATCGCCAAATGTGGCCGAAGACCACCAGACAAAAAACGCGCTGGCACTGGTGCAGGAAGACGCTGCCATTTTTGTAGCCGACAGGGATGCCGAAGCGAAACTGGTGGATAGAGCGATTGAATTATTGAACGACAAATCATTGCAAAAAAAGTTAAGTACTAACATTGGCAAAATGGCTATGCCAAATGCCGATGAAGTGATAGCTAAAGAGCTTTTACAAATAATAAAATAA
- a CDS encoding FtsW/RodA/SpoVE family cell cycle protein has translation MHRILNNTKGDRWIWLIVILLSVISLLAVYSSTGTLAYKRGVGVESILMKHLAMVVGGIMLMYISHKLDYRYYAGLSKIMMIVTIPLLIYTLVFGSHINNASRWINIPLVGLSFQTSDLAKLALITYLARTLSRKQENIKDVKESFLPIMGSVCLVFILIALANLSTALMLFGVSILLLIIGRISIKQIAIVCGAGFILLLGVIFLGPRRHTYVSRVQTFLHPDSTKTDKSFQADHAKIAIASGGLFGKGPGNSTERNYLPESYSDEIYAIIVEEYGLVGGFALVGIYLFLLYRCIKIITKAPKAFGALLACGLSFSLAIQAFANMAVAVGLGPVTGVPLPFVSMGGTSLLFTSVAFGIILSVSRDIEEPKKVVVGEISVA, from the coding sequence ATGCATAGGATATTAAACAACACAAAAGGCGACCGGTGGATATGGCTGATAGTGATATTGCTTTCTGTTATATCCTTGTTGGCTGTATACAGCTCAACAGGTACGCTTGCTTATAAACGTGGTGTTGGTGTCGAGTCGATATTGATGAAGCACCTGGCTATGGTTGTGGGTGGTATTATGCTGATGTATATTTCGCATAAGCTGGATTACCGGTATTATGCAGGCTTGTCCAAAATCATGATGATCGTGACTATTCCGTTGCTCATCTATACCCTGGTATTTGGTAGCCACATCAACAATGCAAGCCGCTGGATAAATATCCCGCTTGTTGGTTTGAGCTTCCAGACATCGGATTTGGCCAAGTTAGCCCTGATTACTTACCTGGCACGCACCTTATCGCGCAAGCAGGAAAATATCAAGGATGTAAAAGAATCGTTTTTGCCCATTATGGGTTCGGTTTGTTTGGTTTTTATATTGATCGCTTTAGCCAACTTATCAACCGCGCTGATGCTGTTTGGGGTAAGTATATTGCTATTGATCATAGGCCGCATCAGCATAAAACAGATAGCTATTGTATGCGGTGCAGGATTTATATTGTTATTGGGTGTAATATTTTTGGGGCCAAGGCGGCATACGTATGTTTCGCGCGTACAAACCTTCCTGCATCCCGATTCAACCAAAACAGATAAATCATTCCAGGCCGACCATGCCAAAATAGCCATTGCCAGCGGAGGCCTTTTTGGTAAAGGCCCCGGTAACAGCACCGAGCGGAATTACCTGCCCGAATCGTACTCGGACGAAATTTATGCCATCATCGTTGAAGAGTATGGCCTGGTAGGCGGTTTTGCGCTGGTAGGCATTTACCTGTTTTTGTTGTACAGGTGTATAAAAATTATTACCAAGGCGCCCAAGGCGTTTGGCGCATTGCTGGCATGTGGCTTAAGTTTTAGCCTGGCTATACAGGCCTTCGCCAATATGGCTGTGGCAGTAGGCTTGGGCCCGGTAACGGGTGTGCCGTTGCCCTTTGTAAGTATGGGTGGTACGTCGCTGTTGTTCACCAGTGTGGCCTTCGGCATCATACTATCAGTAAGCAGGGATATAGAGGAACCGAAGAAAGTTGTGGTTGGGGAGATAAGTGTGGCTTAG
- the murD gene encoding UDP-N-acetylmuramoyl-L-alanine--D-glutamate ligase, with amino-acid sequence MSINNNIPNQKHPLQGVGGAIVVLGAGESGVGAAYLAQKQGYDVFVSDFGAIADKYKKQLEDWNISFEEKQHTEDLILNAVEVIKSPGIPDKAPIIKKLKEKGIPVISEIEFAGRYCNAKIIGITGSNGKTTTSSLTYHILKNGGLNVGLAGNIGKSFAYQVATENFDLYVLELSSFMLDDMFKFKVDIAVLLNITPDHLDRYDYKLENYAASKFRVTQNQTAADYFIYCADDPETIKGMANRKFDAQLLPFSIEKKIEPGAYLDNDNIVINTNQEHFTMSIQELALQGKHNIYNSMASGIVARVLELREGTIKESMGNFKAIEHRLEFVANISGIRFINDSKATNVNSTWYALESMSSDIVLILGGVDKGNDYGMLKDLVKQKVRSIVCLGKDNKRIHDAFEDDVHVIVNTFSAQEAAQVAFHLAEKGDTVLLSPACASFDLFKNYEDRGNQFKAAVREL; translated from the coding sequence ATGAGCATTAATAACAACATACCCAATCAAAAGCACCCCCTTCAGGGGGTGGGGGGGGCTATTGTTGTGCTTGGCGCCGGCGAAAGTGGTGTTGGTGCGGCATACCTGGCGCAAAAGCAGGGGTATGATGTGTTTGTGTCGGATTTTGGGGCCATTGCGGATAAGTACAAAAAACAACTGGAAGACTGGAATATCAGCTTCGAGGAAAAACAACATACAGAGGATTTAATCCTGAACGCGGTTGAGGTGATCAAAAGCCCCGGAATTCCGGATAAAGCGCCGATTATCAAAAAACTTAAAGAAAAAGGAATTCCGGTAATATCCGAAATTGAATTTGCAGGCAGGTATTGCAACGCGAAGATCATCGGCATAACCGGATCAAATGGAAAAACTACTACCAGCAGCTTAACCTATCATATTTTAAAAAATGGTGGTTTAAATGTTGGGCTGGCCGGCAACATAGGTAAAAGCTTTGCTTACCAGGTGGCTACCGAAAACTTTGATTTGTACGTGCTTGAACTAAGCAGCTTTATGTTGGATGATATGTTTAAGTTTAAGGTAGATATAGCAGTATTGCTAAACATCACACCCGACCATTTAGACAGGTACGATTACAAGCTGGAAAACTACGCGGCATCCAAATTCAGGGTTACGCAAAACCAAACGGCGGCCGACTATTTCATTTACTGCGCAGATGACCCCGAAACCATTAAAGGTATGGCCAACCGGAAATTCGACGCGCAGCTATTGCCTTTTTCTATTGAAAAAAAGATTGAACCGGGAGCATATCTCGATAACGACAATATTGTCATTAACACAAATCAAGAACATTTTACAATGTCAATTCAAGAACTGGCCTTACAGGGCAAGCACAACATTTACAACTCCATGGCATCAGGTATTGTAGCAAGGGTGCTGGAGTTGCGCGAGGGAACGATCAAAGAGAGCATGGGCAACTTTAAAGCCATTGAACACCGGCTTGAATTTGTAGCCAATATATCGGGCATTCGGTTTATCAACGATTCAAAGGCCACCAATGTTAACTCAACCTGGTACGCATTGGAGAGCATGAGCAGTGATATAGTACTGATACTTGGCGGCGTTGATAAGGGCAACGATTACGGAATGCTCAAGGATTTGGTAAAGCAGAAGGTTAGATCGATAGTTTGCCTGGGGAAAGACAACAAGCGTATACACGACGCTTTTGAAGATGATGTGCATGTTATAGTAAATACATTCTCGGCCCAGGAAGCGGCGCAGGTAGCATTTCACCTTGCCGAAAAAGGAGATACTGTATTGTTATCGCCAGCCTGTGCCAGTTTCGATTTGTTTAAAAATTACGAAGACCGGGGAAACCAGTTTAAAGCAGCGGTGAGAGAGCTGTAA
- the mraY gene encoding phospho-N-acetylmuramoyl-pentapeptide-transferase, which translates to MLYYLFTYLNKNYNIPGLGVFQYITFRTALAVITSLLVTTVYGRRLIDYLRFKQVGETVRNLGLEGQMQKSGTPTMGGLIILLGILVPTLLFAKLGNVYIILMIVTTVWLGAIGFLDDYIKVFKKNKEGLAGRFKIVGQVGLSLIVGWTMYFNTNIVIRQEVKLPVMVNAPVDFHLKKNVPVYTQDIHSTKTTMPFYKNNELDYGKVLKFIGPGYEYYALVVFLFFVILIVTFISNGANITDGIDGLATGTSAIIGITLAILAYVSGNIEIADYLNIMFIPNSGELVIFAGAFVGACVGFLWYNSYPAQVFMGDTGSLAIGGIIAVFAIMIRKELLLPVLCGVFVIENMSVIMQVGWFKYTKKKFGEGRRVFLMAPLHHHYQKKGFHEAKIVTRFWIIGILLAIITIITLKLR; encoded by the coding sequence ATGTTATATTATTTGTTTACTTACTTAAATAAAAACTACAACATACCGGGACTCGGGGTATTTCAGTATATCACGTTTCGTACGGCATTGGCTGTAATAACATCGTTGCTGGTTACAACCGTTTATGGTCGTAGGCTGATTGATTACCTGCGTTTTAAACAGGTGGGCGAAACGGTTAGGAATTTAGGTTTGGAAGGCCAGATGCAAAAATCGGGTACACCAACTATGGGTGGGTTAATCATTTTGCTGGGTATCCTGGTGCCTACTTTGTTGTTTGCTAAATTAGGTAACGTGTACATCATATTGATGATAGTTACCACCGTTTGGTTGGGCGCCATTGGTTTCCTTGACGATTATATTAAAGTATTTAAAAAAAATAAGGAGGGCCTGGCAGGCCGTTTTAAAATTGTAGGCCAGGTGGGTTTATCGCTGATAGTAGGCTGGACAATGTATTTCAATACCAATATTGTTATTCGCCAGGAAGTAAAATTGCCGGTAATGGTCAACGCCCCGGTCGATTTTCACCTGAAAAAGAATGTACCGGTATATACTCAGGATATACACTCTACCAAAACTACTATGCCTTTTTACAAAAATAACGAGTTGGATTACGGCAAGGTATTAAAGTTCATCGGCCCAGGATATGAGTATTATGCTTTGGTGGTGTTCCTGTTTTTTGTGATACTCATTGTCACCTTTATATCCAACGGGGCAAACATCACGGATGGTATAGACGGCCTGGCGACGGGTACCTCGGCAATTATTGGTATCACACTGGCCATACTGGCCTATGTATCCGGTAATATCGAAATAGCCGATTACCTGAACATCATGTTCATTCCTAACTCGGGCGAGCTGGTGATCTTCGCCGGTGCTTTTGTTGGTGCGTGTGTTGGTTTTTTGTGGTACAACTCCTACCCTGCGCAGGTATTTATGGGCGATACGGGCAGTTTGGCCATAGGCGGTATCATAGCTGTTTTTGCTATCATGATCCGTAAAGAATTATTGCTGCCGGTGTTATGCGGTGTATTTGTGATCGAGAATATGTCGGTAATTATGCAGGTGGGCTGGTTTAAATACACCAAAAAGAAATTTGGCGAAGGTCGCAGGGTGTTTTTAATGGCGCCGTTGCATCACCACTATCAAAAGAAAGGTTTCCACGAAGCCAAAATCGTAACCCGGTTCTGGATCATCGGGATACTGCTGGCGATAATAACGATAATAACGTTGAAACTGAGATAA
- a CDS encoding four helix bundle protein: MSDRPNLIVDLTFEFSLKIISFSEKLEALRKFNMANQLFRSGTSIGANVCEAQGAQSKSDFKHKCKVAYKEAEETRYWLLLCQKAESYPFEQSMLDDVQSIVKVLGKIISSIKE, from the coding sequence ATGAGTGATAGACCTAACCTGATTGTTGATTTGACTTTCGAGTTTTCTTTAAAGATCATCAGCTTCTCCGAGAAGCTGGAAGCGTTAAGGAAATTCAATATGGCTAATCAACTGTTCAGGAGCGGTACATCAATAGGGGCAAATGTTTGCGAAGCGCAGGGAGCGCAAAGCAAGAGCGATTTTAAACATAAATGTAAGGTAGCTTATAAGGAAGCTGAAGAAACCAGGTACTGGTTGTTGTTATGTCAGAAAGCAGAGAGTTACCCATTTGAACAATCGATGCTTGATGATGTGCAATCAATAGTAAAGGTTTTAGGAAAGATAATTTCCTCGATAAAAGAGTAA
- a CDS encoding UDP-N-acetylmuramoyl-L-alanyl-D-glutamate--2,6-diaminopimelate ligase: protein MRYLSDLIDGLAFTELQGSADVEITSVAFDSRQVIPGSMFVAVKGTQVDGHDYIDQAIKQGAIAVICEDLPAHTAAEVDFLMVADSAKALSLVAANFYGNPSAQLKLVGVTGTNGKTTIATLLYQLFRDLGYKAGLLSTVENQINGQVIPSTHTTPDPIELNRLLEEMVTQGCDYCFMEVSSHAVAQHRVANLHFSGGVFTNLTHDHLDYHKTFDSYLKAKKAFFDGLPKSAFALTNSDDKNGNIMLQNSQAHRKTYGLKSMADYKARILENQFGGLLLHIDNEEVWFKMVGTFNAYNLLAVYATAMLLEQDKAKTLTSLSKLTGAEGRFEYIVAPNKVIGIVDYAHTPDAVQNVLSTIHDIRKGNEKVITVIGCGGDRDKTKRPIMARVASEWSDKVILTSDNPRSEDPAQIIKDMIEGVDPAFKRHTVSIVDRREAIKTACMLANPGDIILVAGKGHEKYQESHGVKNHFDDMEELEEQFKLLV from the coding sequence ATGAGGTATTTAAGTGATTTAATAGATGGGTTAGCATTTACCGAGTTACAAGGCAGCGCCGATGTAGAAATTACGTCTGTAGCTTTTGATTCGCGCCAGGTAATTCCGGGGTCGATGTTTGTTGCCGTAAAAGGCACACAGGTTGACGGGCACGATTATATTGACCAGGCTATTAAACAGGGCGCCATCGCTGTTATATGCGAAGATTTACCTGCCCACACCGCGGCCGAAGTTGATTTTTTAATGGTAGCCGATTCGGCTAAGGCATTGAGTTTGGTGGCTGCCAATTTTTACGGTAATCCATCGGCACAGTTAAAGCTGGTTGGCGTTACCGGTACCAATGGCAAAACCACCATCGCTACGCTGCTTTATCAATTGTTTCGCGATCTGGGCTATAAAGCCGGTTTGCTATCAACTGTCGAAAATCAGATTAATGGCCAGGTAATACCATCAACCCATACCACGCCTGATCCTATTGAACTTAACCGTTTGCTGGAAGAGATGGTGACACAAGGCTGCGATTATTGCTTTATGGAAGTTAGCTCGCATGCGGTTGCACAGCACCGGGTAGCCAATTTGCATTTTTCGGGCGGGGTATTTACCAACCTCACGCACGATCATTTGGATTATCATAAAACCTTTGACAGTTATCTGAAGGCCAAGAAAGCCTTCTTTGATGGATTGCCGAAAAGCGCCTTTGCTTTAACCAACAGCGATGATAAGAATGGTAACATCATGCTGCAAAACTCGCAGGCGCACCGCAAAACCTACGGGCTAAAAAGCATGGCCGATTATAAGGCTCGCATCCTGGAAAACCAGTTTGGCGGCCTGTTATTGCATATTGATAATGAAGAGGTATGGTTTAAAATGGTGGGCACCTTTAATGCCTACAACCTGTTGGCGGTTTACGCCACAGCTATGTTGTTAGAGCAGGATAAAGCCAAAACGCTAACCAGCCTGAGCAAACTAACCGGTGCCGAAGGCCGCTTTGAATACATAGTGGCGCCAAATAAAGTAATAGGTATAGTTGATTACGCCCATACACCGGATGCTGTGCAAAATGTGCTGAGCACCATTCACGATATCCGCAAAGGCAACGAGAAGGTAATAACTGTAATAGGTTGTGGCGGAGATCGCGACAAAACCAAACGCCCTATTATGGCCCGTGTAGCCAGCGAATGGAGCGACAAAGTAATCCTGACATCAGACAATCCACGCTCGGAAGACCCTGCCCAGATCATCAAAGACATGATCGAGGGCGTTGACCCGGCGTTTAAACGTCACACAGTGAGCATAGTTGACAGGAGAGAGGCAATTAAAACAGCCTGCATGCTGGCCAATCCGGGAGATATAATTTTAGTAGCTGGTAAAGGGCACGAAAAATACCAGGAATCGCATGGAGTGAAGAACCACTTCGACGATATGGAGGAGTTGGAAGAGCAGTTTAAATTATTGGTGTAG